One segment of Mycolicibacterium sp. YH-1 DNA contains the following:
- the der gene encoding ribosome biogenesis GTPase Der, which yields MSDDIDGTWSDETDWEVGTEDLVADLDEDLAPPPVVAVVGRPNVGKSTLVNRILGRREAVVQDIPGVTRDRVSYDANWLGRRFVVQDTGGWEPDAKGLQQLVAEQATVAMRTADAIILVVDAVVGATAADEAAAKRLQRSGKPVFLAANKVDSERVESEAAALWSLGLGQPYSVSAVHGRGVADLLDVVLEALPQTSELPAGGVGPRRVALVGKPNVGKSSLLNRLAGDDRSVVHDVAGTTVDPVDSLIELDGKMWRFIDTAGLRRKVGQASGHEFYASVRTRGAIDAAEVVVVLIDSSLPLTEQDQRILSMVIEAGRALVLAFNKADLVDEERRYEVDKEIERELGQVQWAQRVNISAKTARGVHRLVPAIESALESWDKRISTGRLNTLIKEIVAATPPPVRGGKQPKILFATQATSRPPTFVLFTSGFLEAGYRRFLERRLRETFGFDGSPVRINVRVREKRGAPKRK from the coding sequence ATGAGTGACGACATCGACGGCACCTGGTCCGACGAGACCGACTGGGAGGTCGGCACCGAGGACCTCGTAGCCGATCTCGACGAGGACCTGGCCCCGCCACCGGTGGTGGCGGTGGTCGGCCGCCCGAACGTGGGCAAGTCCACCCTGGTGAACCGCATCCTCGGCCGCCGCGAGGCGGTGGTCCAGGACATCCCGGGCGTCACCCGCGACCGCGTGTCCTACGACGCGAACTGGCTCGGTCGCCGGTTCGTCGTGCAGGACACCGGCGGCTGGGAGCCCGACGCGAAGGGTCTGCAGCAGCTGGTGGCCGAGCAGGCCACCGTCGCGATGCGGACCGCCGACGCCATCATCCTGGTGGTCGACGCGGTGGTGGGTGCGACGGCAGCCGACGAGGCCGCGGCCAAACGGCTGCAGCGCTCCGGCAAGCCGGTGTTCCTGGCGGCCAACAAGGTCGACAGCGAGCGCGTCGAGTCCGAGGCGGCGGCACTGTGGTCGCTCGGGCTGGGCCAGCCGTACTCCGTCAGCGCGGTGCACGGCCGGGGCGTCGCCGATCTGCTCGACGTCGTGCTCGAGGCGCTGCCGCAGACCTCCGAGCTGCCCGCGGGCGGTGTGGGACCGCGCCGCGTCGCCCTGGTCGGCAAGCCGAACGTCGGCAAGAGCTCGCTGCTGAATCGGCTCGCCGGTGACGACCGCTCCGTGGTGCACGATGTCGCGGGCACGACGGTCGACCCGGTGGACTCGCTGATCGAACTCGACGGCAAGATGTGGCGGTTCATCGATACGGCGGGTCTGCGACGCAAGGTCGGGCAGGCCAGCGGGCACGAGTTCTACGCCTCCGTGCGGACCCGCGGCGCGATTGACGCCGCCGAGGTCGTCGTCGTGCTGATCGACTCGTCGCTGCCGCTGACCGAGCAGGATCAGCGCATCCTGTCCATGGTCATCGAGGCGGGGCGGGCGTTGGTGCTGGCGTTCAATAAGGCCGACCTCGTCGACGAGGAGCGCCGATACGAGGTGGACAAGGAGATCGAGCGCGAGCTCGGTCAGGTGCAGTGGGCGCAGCGGGTGAACATCTCGGCCAAGACCGCCCGCGGTGTGCACCGGTTGGTGCCGGCCATCGAGAGCGCGCTCGAGTCGTGGGACAAGCGCATCTCCACGGGCCGCTTGAACACTCTGATCAAAGAGATCGTGGCGGCGACGCCGCCGCCGGTGCGCGGTGGCAAGCAGCCCAAGATCCTGTTCGCCACCCAGGCGACGTCGCGCCCGCCGACATTCGTGCTGTTCACGTCGGGCTTCCTCGAGGCCGGTTACCGCCGGTTCCTGGAGCGTCGACTGCGCGAGACGTTCGGGTTCGACGGCAGCCCGGTCCGGATCAACGTCCGGGTCCGCGAGAAGCGTGGCGCGCCGAAGCGGAAGTAG
- a CDS encoding succinate dehydrogenase/fumarate reductase iron-sulfur subunit, producing the protein MAQRIVMEVSRYRPEIESEPVVQAYDVPVTREWAILDGLNYIKDQLDGTLTFRWSCRMGICGSCGMTINGDPKLACATFLVDYLPGPVRVEPMRNFPVIRDLVVDISDFIAKLPTVKPWIIREDELSVEDGEYLQTPAELDEYKKFSMCINCMLCYSACPVYALDPDFLGPAAIALGQRYNLDSRDEGAADRRDVLAADHGAWACTLVGECSTACPKGVDPAGAIQRYKLTAATQSVKELLFPRSAR; encoded by the coding sequence ATGGCGCAGCGAATCGTCATGGAGGTCTCCAGGTATCGGCCGGAGATCGAGTCCGAGCCGGTCGTGCAGGCCTACGACGTGCCCGTCACCCGCGAGTGGGCGATCCTGGACGGCCTGAACTACATCAAGGATCAGCTCGACGGGACGCTGACCTTCCGGTGGTCGTGCCGGATGGGCATCTGCGGCAGCTGTGGCATGACGATCAACGGCGACCCGAAGTTGGCGTGCGCGACCTTCCTCGTGGATTACCTACCCGGACCCGTGCGAGTCGAGCCGATGCGAAACTTCCCGGTGATCCGCGATCTCGTCGTCGACATCAGCGACTTCATCGCCAAGCTGCCGACCGTCAAGCCGTGGATCATCCGCGAGGACGAGCTGTCCGTCGAGGACGGCGAATACCTCCAGACCCCAGCCGAACTCGATGAGTACAAGAAGTTCAGCATGTGCATCAACTGCATGCTGTGCTACTCGGCATGCCCGGTGTACGCCCTTGACCCCGACTTCCTCGGTCCGGCGGCGATCGCGCTGGGCCAGCGTTACAACCTGGACTCGCGCGATGAGGGCGCGGCGGACCGGCGGGACGTGCTCGCGGCGGACCACGGCGCCTGGGCGTGCACCCTGGTGGGCGAATGCTCGACGGCCTGCCCAAAGGGAGTCGATCCGGCCGGCGCCATACAGCGCTACAAGCTCACCGCGGCAACACAATCGGTGAAGGAGTTGCTGTTCCCGAGGAGCGCGCGATGA
- a CDS encoding tyrosine-type recombinase/integrase, protein MFTTEFGGPVDPRNLLRVIEVAAKVAGVAGVGVHTLRHSAAVDWLEAGVHIKAVADLLGHSSIAITGDVYGHTSDDTARAAVDGLAGRLGL, encoded by the coding sequence GTGTTCACCACCGAGTTCGGCGGTCCCGTTGACCCTCGCAATCTGCTCCGCGTGATTGAGGTTGCTGCGAAGGTGGCGGGCGTTGCGGGTGTCGGCGTGCACACGCTGCGTCACTCTGCGGCGGTGGACTGGCTTGAGGCAGGCGTGCACATCAAGGCCGTCGCCGATCTGCTCGGGCACTCGTCGATCGCGATCACCGGCGACGTGTACGGGCACACGAGCGACGACACCGCCAGGGCCGCAGTTGACGGCCTGGCGGGTCGCCTCGGGTTGTAG
- a CDS encoding fumarate reductase subunit C (part of four member fumarate reductase enzyme complex FrdABCD which catalyzes the reduction of fumarate to succinate during anaerobic respiration; FrdCD are the membrane components which interact with quinone and are involved in electron transfer; FrdAB are the catalytic subcomplex consisting of a flavoprotein subunit and an iron-sulfur subunit, respectively; the catalytic subunits are similar to succinate dehydrogenase SdhAB): protein MTTPARAYRQPIARFWWAKRRSYLLFMLREISCVFVAWSVVYLLLLVHAVGAGRDSYLRFLDWSANPLVVSLNVIALIFLLLHAVTWFGSAPRAIVPHIRGRRVPARAILAAHYAAWVVVSAVLAWVVLS, encoded by the coding sequence ATGACCACGCCGGCGCGCGCGTATCGTCAGCCGATCGCCAGGTTCTGGTGGGCGAAGCGGCGGTCGTACCTGCTGTTCATGCTTCGCGAGATCAGTTGTGTCTTCGTGGCCTGGTCTGTTGTGTATCTGTTGCTGCTGGTGCATGCGGTTGGCGCCGGACGGGATTCCTACCTTCGGTTCCTGGACTGGAGTGCCAATCCGCTTGTGGTCTCGCTCAACGTCATCGCACTGATTTTCCTTCTGCTGCACGCGGTTACCTGGTTCGGTTCGGCGCCGCGTGCGATCGTGCCCCACATTCGGGGACGCCGTGTACCCGCTCGCGCGATCCTTGCGGCGCACTACGCGGCATGGGTGGTCGTCTCGGCGGTGCTGGCCTGGGTGGTCCTGTCATGA
- a CDS encoding DEAD/DEAH box helicase has translation MTSAATPNLISVTQLGDLLARLDADPYRRGKQFEHICKWFLTHDPVYAHELRQVWLWDEWPARWGIDAGIDLVAEDRNGHLWAIQAKAYDPACRITKRDVNKFLAESGRALFTYRMLIATTNLIDRIGERTIQDQEKRVTFFRLNDLQAADVDWPASPMALRTARPRKPARPHDYQREAIKKVVKRFESADRGQLIMACGTGKTLTAQFIREKLAADRTLVLVPSLSLLKQTLNVWRANSATEFASLPVCSDDTVARDDDDVAVSHTSDLGVPVTTDPVEIAAFLRQRSGPRVVFATYQSSPQIAEAFLLSRVPAFDLVIADEAHRCAGPVSSDFATILDPQVIKARRRLFMTATPRYFTGRVVREAEEAEFEVASMDNEAAFGPVFHRLGFAEAIELKRLTDYQVAVVGVDDATYRDWAERGRFVTMDGTEVTDARTLAGQIGLAKAMRKYDLRRTISFHSRVKRAREFAVSIPEVIAWMPARQRPKGALWATHASGEMPAGDRYVLLQHLARLDESERGLLTNARCLAEGVDVPTLDGVAFIDPRRSEVDIVQAVGRAIRLAPDKTVGTIVIPVFIDTNEDPETALDGSAFKPVWDVIKALRSHDDELGKQLDELRRQVGRLGQRGRPRIPPKIHFDLPARVGADFARAFDARLVEQTTASWEFWYGLLERYVGENGTAWVRGTEMYEGYRLGQWVLVQRTKWKTLPEDRKVRLLAIPGWITDVREFQWEEGFSHLVQYVAQEGDAHVHDEWVAEDGYRLGKWVGKQRSKWDKLTDGQRKRLSELPGWTQDAITARWETGYRLLQQYAAETGDANPPQDYVVEGFNLGIWVRTQRARWEFLSEERQELLRQIDGWMVDLLGEKWDRTCRMLEKYADENGTSAAKQTLLIDGVPVGRWVSKQRDRWDLLTDEQRARLKKLPGWTLDARGVWWEEAYQRLHEYVGQHGSVPRGKLVYKGFRLGAWIINQKSRWDTLTPERQQRLSMLAGWTLEAHQDRWEDGIQRLEDYAKANGTARLPNRKYIHNGFKLGGWADRQRDNWENLSEDRRSRLDALPGWVPNVKQAQWDEGYEYLLKYIEQNGDAAVPTGTVFDGYKLGQWVTVQRTMFRRGAIKPERRATLGRLPGWVWKAR, from the coding sequence TTGACGTCGGCCGCCACCCCTAATCTGATTTCTGTGACACAGCTTGGCGATCTATTGGCTCGGTTGGATGCCGACCCATATCGGCGAGGCAAGCAGTTCGAACACATTTGTAAGTGGTTTCTGACCCACGATCCCGTCTACGCGCATGAGCTTCGCCAGGTATGGCTGTGGGATGAGTGGCCTGCTAGGTGGGGCATAGACGCAGGAATTGACCTTGTAGCCGAGGACCGCAACGGACACCTGTGGGCGATCCAGGCCAAGGCGTACGACCCTGCCTGCAGGATCACCAAGCGGGATGTGAACAAGTTCCTCGCCGAGTCTGGCCGAGCACTTTTCACGTACCGCATGTTGATCGCCACGACCAACCTCATCGACCGCATCGGCGAGCGCACGATCCAGGATCAAGAGAAGCGGGTCACCTTCTTCCGGCTCAACGACCTCCAGGCCGCTGACGTGGACTGGCCTGCATCACCGATGGCACTGCGTACCGCGCGACCGCGCAAACCCGCCCGCCCACACGACTACCAGCGCGAGGCGATCAAGAAGGTGGTCAAGCGCTTCGAGTCGGCGGATCGCGGACAACTCATCATGGCGTGCGGGACGGGCAAGACCCTGACGGCGCAGTTCATCCGCGAGAAGCTGGCCGCCGATCGGACCCTTGTCTTGGTCCCGTCCCTGTCGCTGTTGAAGCAGACGCTGAACGTGTGGCGGGCTAATAGTGCTACCGAGTTCGCCTCCCTGCCAGTCTGTTCCGACGATACGGTCGCGCGGGACGACGATGATGTCGCGGTGTCGCACACTAGCGACCTCGGTGTGCCTGTGACCACCGACCCCGTCGAGATAGCGGCGTTCCTGCGGCAACGGTCAGGACCACGGGTGGTGTTCGCCACCTATCAGTCCTCACCGCAGATCGCCGAGGCGTTCCTGCTGAGTCGGGTGCCCGCCTTCGACCTGGTCATCGCCGATGAGGCGCATCGCTGCGCCGGTCCTGTCTCCTCGGACTTCGCCACCATTCTCGACCCCCAGGTGATCAAGGCGCGCCGCCGATTGTTCATGACCGCCACTCCGCGCTACTTCACCGGCCGGGTCGTGCGGGAAGCTGAAGAGGCCGAGTTTGAGGTCGCCTCGATGGACAACGAGGCGGCGTTCGGTCCGGTGTTCCACCGGCTCGGGTTCGCCGAGGCGATCGAGCTTAAGCGGCTCACCGACTACCAGGTAGCCGTGGTGGGCGTCGACGATGCCACCTATCGCGACTGGGCGGAGCGGGGCCGGTTCGTGACCATGGATGGCACCGAGGTGACCGATGCCCGCACGCTTGCCGGACAGATCGGGCTGGCAAAAGCCATGCGTAAGTACGATCTTCGTCGCACTATCTCGTTCCATTCGCGGGTCAAGCGGGCGCGGGAGTTTGCCGTATCCATTCCTGAGGTGATTGCGTGGATGCCTGCCCGTCAACGCCCTAAGGGGGCGCTGTGGGCTACACACGCATCGGGTGAAATGCCCGCCGGTGATCGATATGTACTGCTCCAACATCTTGCCCGCCTTGACGAGAGCGAGCGCGGCCTGCTGACCAATGCGCGCTGCCTGGCCGAGGGGGTCGACGTTCCCACCCTCGACGGCGTGGCCTTCATCGACCCGCGCCGCTCTGAGGTCGACATTGTGCAGGCCGTCGGGCGCGCCATCCGGCTCGCACCCGACAAGACCGTCGGCACCATCGTCATCCCAGTGTTCATCGACACCAACGAAGACCCCGAGACCGCCCTCGACGGCTCGGCGTTCAAGCCGGTGTGGGACGTCATCAAGGCGCTGCGCTCACACGACGATGAGCTTGGTAAGCAACTCGACGAACTCAGACGGCAGGTGGGCCGGCTGGGCCAACGCGGACGGCCACGAATTCCCCCCAAGATTCACTTCGATCTCCCCGCGAGGGTGGGAGCCGACTTCGCCCGCGCCTTCGACGCGCGACTCGTGGAGCAGACCACCGCGTCGTGGGAGTTCTGGTACGGGCTGCTGGAGCGGTACGTAGGAGAGAACGGGACCGCGTGGGTGCGTGGCACGGAGATGTACGAGGGTTACCGGCTCGGGCAATGGGTGCTCGTCCAGCGGACCAAGTGGAAAACACTCCCCGAGGACCGGAAGGTCCGTCTCCTGGCCATTCCGGGCTGGATAACTGATGTCCGTGAATTCCAATGGGAAGAAGGCTTTTCGCATCTTGTGCAATACGTCGCACAGGAAGGCGATGCCCATGTCCACGACGAATGGGTAGCCGAGGATGGGTACCGCCTGGGTAAGTGGGTGGGGAAGCAGCGGAGCAAATGGGACAAGCTCACCGACGGGCAGCGAAAGCGTCTGTCGGAGCTCCCCGGTTGGACGCAGGATGCGATAACCGCCCGCTGGGAGACCGGCTACCGATTGCTTCAGCAGTACGCAGCCGAGACAGGCGACGCGAACCCTCCACAGGATTACGTGGTGGAGGGGTTCAATCTCGGCATCTGGGTCCGCACTCAGCGGGCGCGGTGGGAGTTCTTGTCCGAGGAAAGGCAGGAGCTGCTTCGTCAGATTGACGGCTGGATGGTGGACCTGCTGGGTGAGAAGTGGGACCGGACATGCCGCATGTTGGAAAAGTACGCGGACGAGAACGGTACTTCGGCGGCGAAGCAGACGCTGCTGATCGACGGTGTTCCCGTGGGTCGGTGGGTCAGTAAACAGCGCGACCGTTGGGACTTGCTGACAGATGAACAGCGCGCCCGGCTCAAGAAACTCCCGGGATGGACTCTCGACGCTCGAGGGGTTTGGTGGGAGGAGGCGTACCAGAGGCTCCATGAGTACGTCGGTCAACACGGAAGCGTCCCGCGGGGGAAGCTTGTCTACAAAGGGTTCCGTCTTGGAGCATGGATCATTAATCAGAAGAGCCGTTGGGACACGCTCACACCCGAACGCCAACAGCGTCTTTCAATGCTTGCGGGCTGGACTCTCGAAGCCCATCAAGACCGATGGGAGGACGGCATCCAGCGCCTTGAGGACTACGCAAAAGCCAACGGAACTGCGCGGCTTCCGAATAGGAAATACATCCACAACGGGTTCAAACTCGGCGGCTGGGCGGACAGGCAAAGGGACAATTGGGAGAACCTCAGCGAAGACCGCAGATCACGCTTAGACGCTCTGCCGGGCTGGGTCCCGAACGTCAAGCAGGCGCAGTGGGACGAGGGGTACGAGTACCTACTGAAGTACATCGAGCAGAACGGCGACGCGGCAGTCCCGACAGGAACTGTGTTCGACGGTTACAAGCTGGGTCAGTGGGTCACGGTTCAGCGAACCATGTTTCGACGGGGAGCTATTAAGCCGGAGCGCCGCGCGACGCTCGGGAGGCTGCCCGGTTGGGTATGGAAGGCGAGGTAG
- a CDS encoding tyrosine-type recombinase/integrase: MDADAVAAVLTAAQASRYHPALVLIASSGLRKGEALALRWDRVDLDAKTLKVAATIARVNHALTITEPKTARSRRAVPIPPAVVAMLRKHRTEQKAERLRAGNQWTDSGSGVHHRVRRSR; this comes from the coding sequence CTGGACGCTGACGCTGTCGCTGCGGTCCTCACCGCCGCGCAGGCGTCCCGTTATCACCCGGCCCTGGTGTTGATTGCGTCGAGCGGGCTGCGTAAGGGCGAAGCGTTGGCGCTGCGATGGGATCGAGTTGACCTCGACGCCAAGACGTTGAAGGTCGCGGCGACGATCGCTCGGGTGAACCATGCGCTGACGATCACAGAGCCGAAGACGGCGCGCTCTCGGCGCGCGGTGCCGATACCGCCTGCCGTCGTGGCGATGTTGCGCAAGCACCGGACCGAGCAGAAGGCCGAGCGGCTGCGCGCCGGGAATCAATGGACCGACTCGGGGTCTGGTGTTCACCACCGAGTTCGGCGGTCCCGTTGA
- a CDS encoding sulfite exporter TauE/SafE family protein — MRSLIIFTFVGIGAQLVDGALGMAFGVTASTLLVLSGVASAQASAAVHLAEVGTTFASGLSHWKFKNIDWTIVLKLGVPGAVGAFVGATVLSSLSTEDAAPLMAAILLGIGVYVLLRFSLRTAPVVKVGATKHGAKFLAPLGLFGGFIDASGGGGWGPVTTSTLLSSGKTAPRTVIGSVSASEFLVALSASLGFLVGLREEFFDNLLVVLGLALGGVIAAPFAAWLVSRVSPALLGTAVGGVIVLTNSQKLIKYFGIHSPVSTLIYATIVVAWASLLYVAWKVSKAPEFVPEELEVAVEADEVAQPTEAADDAR, encoded by the coding sequence ATGCGTTCGCTCATAATCTTCACCTTCGTCGGCATCGGGGCCCAGCTCGTCGATGGTGCGCTCGGCATGGCGTTCGGCGTCACCGCCTCGACGCTGCTGGTGCTCAGTGGTGTCGCGTCAGCGCAGGCCAGCGCCGCGGTTCACCTCGCCGAGGTGGGCACCACCTTCGCCTCCGGTCTGTCGCACTGGAAGTTCAAGAACATCGACTGGACCATCGTGCTCAAGCTCGGTGTGCCCGGAGCCGTCGGCGCGTTCGTCGGCGCCACGGTGCTGTCGTCGCTGTCCACCGAGGACGCCGCCCCGCTCATGGCCGCGATCCTGCTGGGCATCGGCGTCTACGTGCTGCTGCGGTTCTCGCTGCGCACAGCGCCGGTCGTCAAGGTCGGAGCGACCAAGCACGGGGCGAAGTTCCTGGCCCCGCTGGGCCTGTTCGGCGGTTTCATTGACGCCTCCGGTGGCGGTGGTTGGGGACCGGTCACCACCAGCACCCTGCTGTCGAGCGGCAAGACCGCGCCGCGGACCGTCATCGGCTCGGTGAGCGCGTCGGAGTTCCTGGTCGCGCTGTCGGCGTCGCTGGGCTTCTTGGTCGGGTTGCGTGAGGAGTTCTTCGACAACCTGCTCGTGGTGCTGGGGCTGGCACTCGGTGGCGTCATCGCGGCGCCGTTCGCGGCGTGGTTGGTCAGCCGCGTCAGCCCGGCGCTGCTCGGCACCGCGGTGGGCGGCGTCATCGTGCTGACCAACTCGCAGAAGCTGATCAAGTACTTCGGGATCCACTCACCGGTGTCGACGCTGATCTACGCGACGATCGTCGTCGCGTGGGCGTCGCTGTTGTACGTGGCGTGGAAGGTCTCGAAGGCACCCGAGTTCGTGCCCGAGGAGCTTGAGGTCGCAGTCGAGGCCGATGAGGTAGCACAGCCGACCGAGGCGGCGGACGACGCTCGCTGA
- the frdD gene encoding fumarate reductase subunit FrdD, whose amino-acid sequence MSTSARHQRSAEPFLWLLFSGGGMVAALVLPVLLFLFGVAFPLGWLGAPDHAHLLAVVRNPFTKLVLFGVCVLALFHFAHRIRFTIEHGLQLGRFDRVIAVCSYGTAVVVSAAAVWVLLIA is encoded by the coding sequence ATGAGCACATCCGCACGGCATCAACGGTCGGCCGAGCCGTTCCTGTGGCTGCTGTTCAGCGGCGGCGGCATGGTGGCCGCACTCGTCCTGCCCGTCCTACTGTTCCTGTTCGGGGTGGCGTTTCCACTCGGGTGGCTCGGCGCTCCGGACCATGCCCATCTATTGGCGGTCGTCCGGAATCCGTTCACCAAACTGGTGCTGTTCGGCGTGTGTGTGCTCGCCCTGTTCCACTTCGCACACCGCATCCGGTTCACGATCGAGCACGGGCTGCAACTTGGCCGGTTCGACCGGGTGATCGCGGTGTGCAGCTACGGAACGGCGGTCGTGGTATCCGCAGCTGCGGTGTGGGTGTTGCTCATCGCCTGA
- a CDS encoding sulfite exporter TauE/SafE family protein yields the protein MILIALAGVGAGAINALVGSGTLITFPTLVTLGYPPVTATMSNAVGLVAGGVSGTWGYRRELRGQWDRLRWQIPASLIGAGFGAWLLLHLPERVFVAVVPVLLIGALALVILGPRIQAWARQRAEDAGRSVDHVSTGRMVALVAGTLAVGVYGGYFTAAQGILLIGVMGALLPEDMQRMNAAKNLLSLLVNIVAAVAYTLVAFDRISWAAAGLIAVGSLIGGFLGAHYGRRLSPNVLRAVIVVVGLIGLVRLLMV from the coding sequence ATGATCCTGATCGCCCTCGCGGGGGTCGGGGCCGGAGCCATCAACGCATTGGTCGGATCGGGAACGCTGATCACCTTTCCCACGCTGGTTACACTGGGCTATCCGCCGGTGACCGCGACGATGTCGAATGCGGTCGGGCTGGTCGCGGGCGGCGTCTCCGGCACCTGGGGTTATCGCCGCGAGCTGCGAGGCCAGTGGGACCGGCTGCGTTGGCAGATCCCGGCCTCGCTGATCGGCGCGGGATTCGGTGCGTGGCTGCTGCTGCACCTACCCGAGCGGGTGTTCGTCGCCGTGGTGCCCGTGCTGCTCATCGGTGCGCTGGCGCTGGTGATCCTGGGCCCGCGAATCCAGGCATGGGCACGGCAGCGAGCCGAGGACGCCGGACGGTCGGTCGATCACGTGTCGACCGGGCGGATGGTCGCGCTGGTGGCCGGGACGCTGGCGGTCGGGGTCTACGGCGGGTACTTCACCGCGGCGCAGGGCATTCTGCTGATCGGGGTCATGGGCGCGCTGCTGCCCGAGGACATGCAGCGGATGAACGCGGCGAAGAACCTGCTGTCGCTGCTCGTCAACATCGTCGCGGCCGTGGCCTACACACTGGTGGCCTTCGACCGGATCAGTTGGGCCGCTGCGGGACTGATCGCCGTGGGGTCGCTCATCGGTGGGTTCCTCGGCGCGCACTACGGGCGACGGCTGTCGCCGAACGTGCTGCGCGCGGTGATCGTCGTCGTCGGATTGATCGGGCTAGTCCGCCTGCTGATGGTGTAG